A portion of the Bacteroides faecium genome contains these proteins:
- a CDS encoding sigma-54-dependent transcriptional regulator, which yields MSKSGTIIIVDDNKGVLTAVQILLKSYFSKVVTLSSPVTLTSVIREEMPEVILLDMNFTSGINTGNEGLFWLHEIKKVRPELPVVLFTAYADIELAIRGIKEGATDFIVKPWDNQKLVATLQAAAASTSQEKKSNAKEEPIHPAMYWGESKVMQQLRTLIEKVAATDANILITGENGTGKEMLAREIHSLSHRKHQEMIAVDMGTITESLFESELFGHIKGSFTDAHADRTGKFESADKSTLFLDEIGNLPYHLQAKLLTAIQRRSIVRVGSNTPIPIDIRLICATNQNLQEMVGKGEFREDLLYRINTIHVEIPPLREREEDIIPLAERFIIRFCKQYDKAPMKFAPDAKEKLTAHPWYGNIRELEHVIEKAVIINDSPLIPAELFQLSVPPRTGIQEKSISTLEEMEIQMIRKALDTCAGNLSAVASQLGITRQTLYNKMKKFGL from the coding sequence ATGAGTAAATCAGGAACAATCATCATTGTAGACGATAATAAAGGGGTGCTGACCGCAGTACAAATCCTTCTGAAAAGTTATTTCTCAAAAGTCGTTACACTCTCCTCTCCCGTCACGCTGACAAGCGTCATTCGGGAAGAGATGCCGGAAGTAATATTGCTGGATATGAATTTTACATCGGGCATCAATACCGGCAATGAAGGTCTGTTCTGGTTACATGAAATAAAGAAAGTACGCCCGGAACTGCCGGTCGTACTTTTTACGGCTTATGCGGACATTGAACTGGCCATCCGGGGGATAAAGGAAGGGGCAACCGACTTTATCGTGAAGCCCTGGGATAACCAAAAGCTAGTGGCAACCCTGCAAGCCGCAGCCGCGTCTACATCTCAAGAAAAGAAATCGAACGCTAAAGAAGAACCGATTCACCCGGCTATGTACTGGGGAGAAAGCAAAGTGATGCAGCAACTCCGCACGCTGATTGAAAAGGTCGCCGCCACCGATGCCAATATCCTGATAACCGGTGAGAACGGAACGGGAAAAGAAATGCTGGCACGGGAGATTCATTCCCTGTCCCATCGGAAACACCAGGAAATGATTGCTGTCGATATGGGGACTATCACGGAGTCCTTGTTTGAGAGTGAGCTTTTCGGGCATATAAAAGGCTCTTTTACGGATGCACACGCCGACCGTACAGGCAAGTTCGAGTCTGCCGACAAAAGCACCCTGTTTTTGGATGAAATAGGAAATCTGCCTTATCATCTGCAAGCCAAACTGTTGACTGCCATCCAACGCCGAAGCATCGTACGTGTAGGAAGCAATACTCCTATTCCTATTGATATCCGGCTGATATGCGCTACAAACCAGAATCTGCAAGAGATGGTGGGCAAAGGCGAATTCCGGGAAGATTTACTCTATCGCATCAATACCATTCATGTAGAAATACCACCCTTACGGGAACGGGAAGAGGATATTATCCCACTTGCGGAAAGATTTATCATACGTTTCTGCAAGCAATATGACAAGGCTCCGATGAAGTTTGCACCGGATGCCAAAGAGAAACTGACAGCGCATCCCTGGTATGGTAATATCCGCGAGTTGGAACACGTGATTGAAAAAGCCGTCATCATCAATGACAGTCCGCTGATTCCTGCCGAATTATTTCAATTATCAGTGCCACCCCGCACAGGGATTCAGGAGAAAAGTATATCTACGCTCGAAGAGATGGAAATACAAATGATACGGAAAGCCCTGGACACTTGCGCAGGAAACCTGTCTGCTGTTGCCAGCCAACTGGGAATAACAAGGCAGACTCTTTATAACAAGATGAAAAAGTTCGGATTATAA
- a CDS encoding sensor histidine kinase yields MKKFFRQLSYRYWFRIALTVCACLLTAWFGFQKDSIGFGISVILLILSILWQIRLYRRHVKQVLFMIDALENNDNSFRFPEEDGTAESRQINIALNRVGHILYNVKAETAQQEKYYELILDFVSTGLLVLNDNGAVYQKNKEALRLLGLNIFTHVRQLSKVDAVLMDKIEHCRPGDKLQVTFHNERGTVNLSLRVSEINVRKEHLRILALNDINTELDEKEIDSWIRLTRVLTHEIMNSVTPITSLCDTLLSMSEEKDEEIYHGLQTISATGKGLLSFVESYRQFTRIPTPEPSLFYVKTFIGRMVELARHQNPCDNIFFQMDISPADLIVHADENLISQVVINLLKNAIQAIGNQPDGRIEILAYCNDMEEVLIEIKNNGPEIPSEIAEHIFIPFFTTKEGGSGIGLSISRQIMRLSGGSLTLLPDKETKFVLKFK; encoded by the coding sequence ATGAAAAAGTTCTTCCGGCAACTTAGCTACCGATATTGGTTCAGAATAGCATTAACCGTCTGTGCCTGTCTGCTGACTGCCTGGTTTGGCTTTCAGAAAGATTCTATAGGATTCGGTATCAGTGTAATTCTGCTAATCCTGAGTATCCTATGGCAAATCCGGCTTTATCGTCGTCATGTCAAGCAAGTGCTTTTCATGATTGACGCTTTGGAAAATAATGATAACTCTTTCCGATTTCCCGAAGAGGACGGAACAGCGGAAAGCAGGCAAATCAATATAGCACTCAACCGGGTGGGACATATATTATATAATGTAAAGGCGGAAACGGCACAGCAGGAAAAATATTATGAACTGATTCTGGATTTTGTCAGCACCGGACTGTTAGTGCTCAATGACAACGGAGCCGTGTATCAGAAGAACAAAGAAGCCCTGCGGCTTCTCGGACTGAACATATTTACGCATGTCCGCCAGTTGAGTAAAGTAGATGCCGTATTGATGGACAAGATAGAACATTGCCGTCCCGGAGACAAGTTGCAGGTTACCTTCCACAACGAGCGGGGAACGGTCAACCTCTCCCTACGTGTTTCAGAAATTAATGTACGCAAAGAGCATCTGCGCATCCTAGCTCTGAATGACATCAATACCGAACTGGACGAGAAGGAAATCGATTCATGGATTCGTCTGACACGTGTACTCACCCATGAAATCATGAATTCGGTAACTCCCATCACCTCACTTTGCGACACTCTCCTTTCCATGTCGGAAGAGAAAGACGAAGAAATATATCATGGATTGCAAACAATCAGCGCAACCGGAAAAGGACTGCTTTCTTTTGTAGAATCTTACCGGCAATTCACACGCATACCGACTCCCGAACCCTCTTTATTCTATGTAAAGACATTCATAGGGAGAATGGTCGAACTTGCCCGCCATCAGAACCCATGCGATAATATCTTCTTCCAGATGGATATTTCACCTGCGGATTTGATAGTACATGCAGACGAAAACCTGATTTCCCAAGTTGTCATCAACCTCTTGAAGAATGCCATTCAAGCTATCGGCAACCAACCGGACGGAAGAATTGAAATCCTGGCTTATTGCAATGACATGGAAGAGGTACTGATTGAAATAAAGAATAATGGTCCCGAAATCCCGTCAGAGATAGCCGAACATATATTTATCCCATTCTTTACCACCAAGGAAGGTGGCAGCGGAATCGGATTAAGCATTTCGCGTCAGATTATGCGCCTATCGGGTGGAAGTCTCACGCTACTGCCGGACAAGGAAACCAAGTTTGTTTTAAAATTCAAATAA